The genomic interval AAATTTGAAACAACAAAATGCAGTATTATAGAAGTTGCCTCAAAAGTTCTAAGTCTAAAGTGAAGGGCTTTTTTTGTGGGAGGCTTGAAGTTAAATGAAAGATTCATTGCTTTCATAGTATCTTGGATGCAGACTCCAAGATGCACCAATCATTCAACTCTTACTGAGGATCTTGTTCTTatatactgcatcatgaagaaaatcaaggttaattggattcatatcttcaaagaacacatgcaaaaatcaatgaggttaagtgactaccactatccctatgttATTCTTATCTCAAAGTTTATGCATTACTTTGAAATTGATCTTGAGGAAGAATTATCTGAGGTGGTGAAGCCATCACATGAAGTCAATAATGGATCACTTAGAAAGATGAGATTCATTAAAGTTGAAGACAAATGGGTAAGCAAAGATGGAGAATAAAGGGGGTTTCTACTGGAAACCAAGCTGAAGTTGATGACGATGATCAAGCTGCCGCTAATTATGGAGATGATGGAGTTGAAAAACACCAAACTAGACAGGGAGATCAAGGCATTGATGTTCCTGGTGAAGCCTATGGTGCTAGTCCAAGCACTAGAATTATGAATGATTGTATCACTTCCATGACACCCTTTGGGAGGTTGATGATAAATCCCATGGATAGCTTGGCATATGATCAACGAAATCATCATGAGTTTTGTATGGCTAGGTTGCAGAAtctggatgaacaaattgaggCTGTCTAGAACCAGTTATTTAAGCTCCAATATGCAAGGAGGATTGAAGGATTTTATGCTTTAATTTTCATTCTTCTTATTGATgtatttattaattatgtttttatcccTTCTCCTAttttatttgtgaagacaaatagggggagaattggtGATTTTTGTGTGTTGTATGTTGCTGCTACAGTCTATGGTGCCTTATTCTTCTATAGCTCTAAACTGAAACTTTGATCTGCACGTTAATTCTGCACTGATTTTACACTTTCTTTTACTGGTTTTTCTACTTAAAAGCTAATGCAGAAGCTATGTATGCTTTGtatgctttgtatatgcacaaattAGGTTTTGCAGGATCTATCAAATTCAAACACTACAACAAAAGCAAACTagagatttgtcttcatcaattagagggagattgttgaagaaaGTGCTttaatgtctccaaatccaagaagaatgcttgaagaccttgctgctagttgtgtgtgtgtctataggtattttaatttgttaatcCCCTATTTATGATGATCCAaggttaattaaattttaatccttttgaaaaataatgTGTTTTCTAAAGAGTGTGAAAATTTAACAtgttgaaatgtcgattcaacCAATTTTTTTACACGTAGTGGATATTGAAAAAgatttgaaaagcttgactttgctgacaaaccaattcaaccaattgtttaaaaaattcatctttttttttcttctgaaaacCTAAATAGAATATTATTAAGATGTACCAATCTAATTTAAATGATTCAAACTGCTTTTGGTtcttgaaataaatattttaaccaTCTGATAGGAGTATAAAAAGGTTGTTTTATGCTCCTAGTcattaactaagaaagagagatcAATCAAAATTAGTTTTCAAGAATTCAAAGTGCTATTGGATCATCTCAAAGTGCGAAATAGAATTGTCTTGCAATTCTGGATTGTAATCTTTGATTTCACCTAGGTGTATTCTATTTCCTTTTTCCTTAATCATTGTATTTATTTGTGATTTGGTGTGATGCAGTTTGAGAGAGTTGTTCTGGAAACTGTGTGTACTTCCaaagagtggtgtgtgttcttaaggGGGTCAAGAtaatcactcttggtgtgtgttgtgtaatctaggtttgattacatagtgaattctcattTGTTAGTcgaggattggatgtagcttttggttaagagtgaaccagtataaacatcttgtgtgtatctctctatccttacactctttaaactgctttagctttgattttatatactgctgatataaacaatcggttgtttcgcaagaacaactggttgattttctggaatcaaactaaaaacagttttctaatTGGCTGAACAGTTtataattgattgattcttcatattctttcactctaccttcaatacttgcgaaaatctttcatcaACAATTCACTCTCTCTCTTGTTTAAGGTTTATAATTCTAACATACTATTTCTCAAAGAGTTACTAGGAGCATAACACATAAGTTAGGGCCTGAGCACCAACTATTTTCCCTTCTCTTGTATTTGTCTAGATTATGGATTTAATGTAATAAATTGGGCTTCCATTTGGACCCAGTAGGGAGACAAAACCCAGCTTCCTAGAAAGCCTTGGGTGTGGCGTGTTCCTAGTCACACTTGACACATTAAGCACAAATTTGAATCTTCCTCTTTTCTCTTAATCACATGACACCTAACACTATAAATAGGCGGTCATCCCCTCTTGTAAATTACACCTTATTtttagtaaagaaactctattTGAGTGAATTTATAAGTATTCAAAAGTTCTGTAAGTCTTATCTTTAGTAGACTATTCAAGTGGAGACTTattcatcacttatcttggaattCTCCtactctaagtggcgtgaactcctccattcttccatctccatTGAAGTTCTCCACACATCTaagtttccttttcttttcttattctaGTTTCACCTCTATTTGACATTCCCTTACTTGTACTCTTCTATCATATATTTGTCTTCTCTTGTTTCCACATTCATCAccttaattgtgtttttttttctgctttTACTCTTTGAAAAGAACATTCACTCTTATTTAACCACCTAGTTAATTTCATGTCCAGTGGCGATCCTCACTGAGTCTCACCTTATTTGTGAAATTCAAATCTTAATAAAAGTGAAATTTAATCAATCAAAGTGTGCTAATCCTAATTCAACTCATATCACTTACCTTTCACATGAACAAATGGTATGGAACAACTACCGTGACTTTAATCACCAACAACACTGATCCTTGATTTTACTatcgaaaaaaaaaatctcaaaagtAGTGAACTGGCGACGAAGTTGGGGAATCCAGGCTCCCCTGCCCGTTATGAGCTCTACCAGTGGTATtgagtataaaaaatatatatatttaaacccTCATCTACCCTGCACAactattaaaattagttttaatctGAAAAAGAAACTATTTTGAAAAATCATAAGTTTATTGATTTCTTGCTTTTTATGCCTATTGTGAGGTGGTAAAGGAAGGGCAAATTTCTCTCGATCTATATTAAAATAAGTtcacataaattaataaaatttttgtTGATTTGAACAAGTTCACTGAATAAAATACTatatatactacaagaaaatcatgaaataaaaaccaattttagatacaaaaaataattagttgttataatgactaaattaaagaccattttagagactaaaaaattttttggtttctaaattaatttttattattgttaaatggtttttaattgatttctaattagcaaccaaggtttttgctactaaatttggaaactaaataattggtagttaaaactttggtagctaattagataccaatttagaaactatttaacaatagaaactaatttagaaaccaaaatttttattagttcctaaaatagtctctaatttagttactataatcattacttattttttgtctctaaaattggtttctatttcatgtttttcttgtagtgatatatactttaatctttatttttgtttatgtgATCACTAATATTGtttcaaagaaagaaaaacacaaattgAGACAACTAGTCTCTTTCACATTTTAACAACGACATAATCAAAGAAAAATGCTAATGTTTATTCTCATATTTCCTAATAATACCAAAATAAATGGCGTGTTGCTTTGAAGATATAATATTgcatttataagaaaatatttgttaattgatcatttgaattaacaaattcagtCTTGATGTCTCCAGACACAATCTTTTCttgaatgaaatgacaatcaatctcaatatgtttggtgcTTTAATGAAAGATGAGATTTGACATAATATGAAGGGCagcctgattatcacatatGAATGTCATTTTATTGCTTCACCAAATTGCAATTTTTTTagtaactgtttaagccaaataagctaACAAGTAGCTAAAGCCATAACTCTATATTTCGCTTCAGCACTAGATATTgtcataatattttgtttcttcCTCTTCCAAGAAATTAAATTATCATCAATAGAAACACAATATTCGGAAGTAGATCTTTTATCAGACGGAGACCTTACCCAATCAACATCTGAATAAAATACAACTCTAGTATGATTATTGTGACCATATAACAAGTCTTTTCCAGTAGAACctttattgtatttttatataCGAATGAATGCATTTCAATTATCAACACATGGTGAATGAAAAAATTAACTCACCACATTAACAACAAATGAAATATTCGGACGAGTGACTGTAAGATAGTTCATTTTTTTAGATAATCTTCTGTACTTCTCAAGATCTGAGAGAGGCTCCCCCTGACTAGGTAGGAGTTTGACATTAGGATCCATAGGTGTTTCAGCAGATTTTGAATTCATTAATCCagtttcctccaaaatatctaatgcATACTTTTTCTGAGAAATAACAATACCATCCTTtgattgtgctacctcaatcccaaaaaaatatctgagtttgccaagatcttttgtctgaaagtgttgacaaaggtgttgttttacttgtaaGATTCCACTGCCTGTAAGAACAATGCCATCAAgatatactacaagatagatactGATGAAGACCTGAGAGATAGAGCATCCACTGACCAAGCCCAACCCTCTAGAAGGATGACCAAGAGCATGACACATGATCTAGGGCTAGGTCAGGACACACCACTAGCCAGTGCTTTAGGGTCCATTATTCCTTAGAGGATCATCAAGAGTAGAGCCCAAGCCATGGGAGTTGAGCAACAACTAGTccctttatttttaattttagtagaGTATGGTCCATTTAACATAATAGGGagggtgtagttatcattttagcttgtgccCTACCTTTAGAAGGTAAGCTAGGACTAAGGGGCGACATTGACCTAGGTCAAACCCCTAGGCCGCCTCTCTCATATACCTTTTCTACCGCTCCCCCATCTTCcccaccaaggcacccattcctataaatagggtgccttgcctcgtatgtattttcaactagattttgaatatagtaaataaactttgcttgagtgattagtgagcttTGTCTCTTAAATGttttggtcttatcttgagtgtgtgagcatttcaagtggcggctcttccttcacttatcttggagtttcCCACCCTCCAAGTAGTGTGATCATCTTCACCATTCTTCACCATAAGAGACCTAGgaacataaagaacattatcaatagacaaagaaggaagaagatgaatagtCCCAACACCATGGGATGAGACCCTAGAGTCATTGGCCATGGTAATGGATTGTAAATAACCAGAGgtagataaagaagaagaagaaagatttATTACCAATAATATGATTGGTGGCACCTAAGTCGAGAACCCAAGGACCAAGAGAATTGGAGTGAGTAAGGCCAACAAAAGGtgtacctgaatgtgcaacaAAAGCTGGAACCAGAGTTCTGACaatcctcataccatttaagaaattcatcgAAAATTGTAAGTTGTCCTGAAATATCAGATGAAGTAGGGTCCATAGTAGAAGGTTGTACAAGAACAGTTTGAGCAATCGCAACAGATCTAGGAGAacgaccatgtaaggcataacaccgatcaattttgtggccaagtttTCCATAATGGTCACAATTGTAACACCCTTTGTCCGACTTGGAAGGGCGAGTGCAATCATAACATTGAGGAATTAAAGTAGAAGAGCCATCAACTAGAAGAGGTATATTAGTGATGTGTTTACATGGCACACGCAAAAGGGTAGAACATCTGAAAGTAAAATTGGGaataggagatcccaaaatCTAATCTCGAACatgagaataatcatcaggaagGTTATGTAAGCCCAATAACATGAAGAGTTTGGATTGTTGCTCTGgttcttgagaaggagtagAGGCAGGAGGCAATAAGTCATTAAAATCGTGAAGAAGAGCATGTAGTTTACCCAAACATTCAGtcattgtaccatcaagacgtttGGGAGAAACAACGGTAAGGAGATTTGAACATACACCATAAAGAtgttgagtatcattggtgtataataattttgcatGTTCCCAAACTTTTGAACACGTCTCAAAAACACGAAAAACTTGTgtttaaagatgagtgaatagtaattttaataacaatgcataattgatACCAACGAGAAGCCTCATCTTCAACAACATTGTGAACACATTGGGTAAGATGATCACATATcttgactcttaagccataatttaatatctgagACCCAAGTGTAATAATTAGTTTCATCCAATTTGTCAATAGAAGAATGAAAATAGacataattagtataaatagatggATTGGGCATAGTGGCAGCGGAAGAAGTCATAAATCTAGTCGTCACTAGCATAGTGGTCGGAGACAGATTGGGTCCAATGGTAGGAGATAGATCCATAGATCCAGTTGTAGtccataatttatattattttgttattatgttattaattttgttattgttttcATCTATAAATAAACACCCTTATGTGTGTGTATTTTCCACAaagaatttcaattttatttttattttcttcattcttgatATGATATCTAGAGTCTAGGGTTAAGATTCAATTACCGTTAGGCATCGCCCCACCATCACTCACTGTCATCACTGCCACCGAAATATCGTCAAAATCGCCGGAGCCAGAATATCGTGGGAGTCGCTACTGCTGTCGTTGTTGTACATTCACAGTTTAGGCAAGCATGAGAGTGAAAGATGTCATATCAACAATTTTCTAGTTGTCGGTCCCTGTCCTAGCTTGCTCCAAACCCATCagtgaaaaataaaacatattggGAAAATATGTAGAGTGACTCAAAGGCACTTCTTCTAAGAGACCGTGTTggaattatttttctaatttaaaacACCATAGCTATTGGATATACAGTGTGTTACCACTAACTTTTCTTCAAACCCCATCATTTAAGGGAACAAAGGCCATCTGAATTCCCATTTGATTCTGATTTCTTTCTAAAAGTGGACACCATCTGCCACCTTTCATCCACCCAATTAGAAAAGGTGTTGACCCTACTCCAACTTCGTTGATTTTGTCGTGCACATTACTTCATGTGGTCAATAATCACCAAGCTATGCTTAATACAAAGTTATAGTTATAGACATTGCATTCCATCTTGATTGTTTTTTAGTACATCAAATGGGATATTTATCTATCATGAACCAAAATCTcaacaaatattaaaatcttCCATCAAAGAAAACAACTCAAGAACTGTTCAAACTGATCTCATGACAAGTGAAAGAAAATAGATAACGGCAGACAATCGATTTCATCCTCAGCAGCACAATCAATTGTGCAACTACAACTCAATTGACAGCAACAAAGGACCCTTATTGAAAGCTTCAAGAAGTTAAAGCTTTAAGCATCGGAGTACACACAGATAAGGTTTTGAATCCATAAATGTCACAAAAGACGTAACCACTTAACTACCTACTCCCACAAGAAGGGAAGTGTCAGTGGGTCGTCATTTTCAACCAAACCATCGAGCCCCATTTGCAGCATTCCATTGTAGTGAAGGTTGGTGGTGTTTGCATCAAGAACCAATACTTGACCACTAGGCTTATCTTTTTCCGTTTCTGAGTACGCATATTCATTCACAGTATCAAAATGCACAGATCCTGATGGAGATTGCATTGGACAGGTGATGCTAGATTGCACCATACTCGATTCTGGGCTTTGTGATTGAAGTGTTGACAGAAGATAGAGAGCACAACCTGAGTCAAAGGATCCAGGTTTTGCATCTGAAGAGTGCTTTCGGCTGCT from Phaseolus vulgaris cultivar G19833 chromosome 1, P. vulgaris v2.0, whole genome shotgun sequence carries:
- the LOC137815587 gene encoding uncharacterized mitochondrial protein AtMg00810-like; translation: MCHALGHPSRGLGLVSGCSISQVFISIYLVVYLDGIVLTGSGILQVKQHLCQHFQTKDLGKLRYFFGIEVAQSKDGIVISQKKYALDILEETGLMNSKSAETPMDPNVKLLPSQGEPLSDLEKYRRLSKKMNYLTVTRPNISFVVNVVS